One window of Sphingobium sp. HWE2-09 genomic DNA carries:
- a CDS encoding glycosyltransferase family 4 protein, whose protein sequence is MTPRIAIACPGVGLVQRGFERLFCDLFDEMRGDFPMTLFKGGGPRHADEIVLPFLSRGGRAIRYLPLHRLMGRTPMHAECLTFALALLPHLIGGRYDIVHVIDPPLARLLFHLRRALRLEFRLLYTEGTAMPPRDYPPCDRLHQISAATLADAVMQGIATPMTLVPCGYRPDRFIPGADRTTLRARHGIAPNRFVILSVAALNRGHKRTHHLIDEVARMAGDPLLWLDGSLDHGDPDLPAYARARLGDRMRVTHVPTGEVADLFALADVMPHAATFEAFGLAIVEAAASGLPVITHDAPHFRWLIPNPACWIDMEAPGALAALLTRMAADPAERTRRVMQDHARATYDWAALRPAYATLYRSLMT, encoded by the coding sequence ATGACCCCGCGCATCGCCATTGCCTGCCCCGGCGTGGGCCTGGTCCAGCGCGGCTTCGAACGGCTGTTCTGTGATCTGTTCGATGAAATGCGCGGCGACTTTCCCATGACCCTGTTCAAGGGCGGCGGCCCGCGCCATGCCGATGAAATCGTCTTGCCCTTCCTGTCGCGCGGTGGCCGGGCAATCCGCTACCTGCCGCTGCACCGGCTGATGGGTCGCACGCCGATGCACGCCGAATGCCTCACCTTCGCGCTGGCGCTGCTCCCGCACCTGATCGGCGGCCGCTACGATATCGTCCATGTCATCGACCCGCCGCTGGCGCGCCTGCTGTTCCACCTGCGCCGCGCCCTGCGTCTCGAATTCCGCCTTCTCTATACGGAGGGCACCGCCATGCCCCCGCGCGATTACCCTCCTTGCGACCGGCTGCATCAGATATCGGCAGCGACACTAGCCGATGCCGTGATGCAGGGTATCGCGACGCCCATGACGCTGGTCCCTTGCGGCTACCGGCCCGATCGCTTCATCCCCGGCGCCGATCGCACCACGCTACGCGCCCGGCATGGCATCGCGCCCAATCGCTTCGTCATCCTGTCGGTCGCCGCGCTCAATCGCGGGCATAAGCGCACCCATCATCTGATCGATGAAGTCGCGCGCATGGCGGGCGACCCTTTGCTCTGGCTCGACGGCAGCCTCGATCATGGCGACCCGGACCTGCCTGCCTATGCCCGCGCACGCCTGGGCGACCGGATGCGCGTCACCCATGTCCCGACCGGCGAAGTGGCCGATCTGTTCGCGCTGGCCGACGTCATGCCCCATGCCGCCACGTTCGAAGCCTTCGGCCTCGCCATCGTGGAAGCCGCGGCATCCGGCCTGCCCGTCATCACCCATGACGCCCCCCATTTCCGCTGGCTAATCCCCAATCCCGCCTGCTGGATCGACATGGAAGCGCCCGGCGCGCTGGCAGCGCTCCTAACCCGCATGGCCGCCGATCCCGCCGAGCGCACGCGTCGCGTCATGCAGGATCACGCCCGCGCGACTTACGACTGGGCGGCGCTCCGCCCGGCCTATGCCACCCTCTATCGGAGCCTGATGACATGA
- a CDS encoding lipopolysaccharide biosynthesis protein, translating into MSALLHSSVSLVVGRVALSAFRMLAALAVARLAGPDMFGAYALLLSLIGLAEWLVDFGQTDMAVRDGARRPRRRAMILNALARAKRVQGPAVAIALPTILWLAGQGREIILAGCAGSIAVLATAWLQPARATLRLTLRMDKDIGAELAGVALMLPLLALASLHRASLALLVATFAIARLTQAALVAHWSGPIRQTRDMRCPATRLARQAVPLGCAGMMVLLYDALAPLLLAQLMDMRAVALYAAAARFIMPVLVAVQAIASAAFPLIARDWRRDPAACARTQQATLLASTALAALMFTGIHGGAAFLMALMGPDFARGAPLLQLMAWTLLARAITTAMAPLIVIAGRQGRAMLLTLASLVGQCAALFILVPRLGVMGAAWGCLLVELSLGTVAVSAIAQRATGIAIDWRPVVGLVGSAIAIALLIAASPIAGSFAGGATAGLVLLALLLLLGRTIPRWRPMAGGTT; encoded by the coding sequence ATGAGCGCGCTACTCCATAGCAGCGTCAGCCTGGTCGTCGGGCGGGTCGCGCTGTCGGCCTTCCGGATGCTCGCCGCACTCGCCGTCGCGCGGCTGGCCGGACCAGACATGTTCGGTGCCTATGCGCTACTGCTCAGCCTCATCGGCCTGGCCGAATGGCTGGTCGATTTCGGCCAGACCGACATGGCGGTGCGCGATGGCGCCCGGCGACCCCGGCGTCGCGCGATGATATTAAACGCCTTGGCGCGAGCCAAACGCGTCCAGGGACCAGCCGTCGCCATCGCCCTGCCGACCATCCTGTGGTTGGCCGGGCAGGGCCGCGAGATCATCCTAGCGGGTTGCGCCGGGAGCATCGCGGTGCTGGCGACGGCCTGGCTGCAACCCGCGCGCGCGACGCTGCGCCTCACATTGCGGATGGACAAGGACATCGGCGCGGAACTGGCAGGCGTCGCGTTGATGCTGCCCCTACTGGCGCTCGCCAGCCTCCATCGCGCGTCGCTGGCTCTACTGGTGGCAACCTTCGCCATCGCGCGCCTTACGCAAGCGGCGCTGGTCGCGCATTGGTCTGGGCCGATCCGGCAAACCCGCGACATGCGTTGCCCCGCCACCCGGCTGGCGCGTCAGGCCGTGCCGCTGGGTTGCGCCGGGATGATGGTCCTGCTCTACGATGCGCTCGCGCCGTTGCTGCTGGCCCAACTCATGGATATGCGCGCGGTGGCGCTCTATGCCGCCGCCGCCCGCTTCATCATGCCGGTATTGGTCGCGGTGCAGGCGATCGCCAGCGCCGCCTTCCCCCTGATCGCGCGCGACTGGCGGCGCGATCCTGCCGCCTGCGCCCGCACGCAACAGGCCACGCTGCTGGCCTCCACAGCTCTGGCGGCGCTGATGTTCACCGGCATCCACGGCGGCGCGGCCTTCTTGATGGCGCTGATGGGGCCGGATTTCGCCCGCGGCGCGCCGCTGCTGCAACTCATGGCCTGGACGTTGCTGGCCCGCGCGATCACCACCGCCATGGCCCCGCTGATCGTCATCGCCGGGCGGCAGGGGCGGGCGATGCTGCTGACCCTGGCCTCGCTCGTTGGACAATGCGCCGCCTTGTTCATCCTCGTGCCCCGGCTTGGCGTGATGGGCGCCGCCTGGGGATGCCTGCTGGTCGAACTATCGCTCGGCACGGTGGCGGTCAGCGCGATCGCGCAGCGCGCGACCGGCATCGCGATCGATTGGCGACCGGTCGTCGGTCTCGTCGGCAGCGCCATCGCCATAGCCTTGCTCATCGCCGCCAGCCCCATCGCGGGCAGCTTCGCAGGCGGCGCAACAGCGGGCCTCGTCCTGCTGGCGCTACTGCTGCTGCTGGGCAGGACCATCCCACGCTGGCGCCCCATGGCCGGAGGCACGACATGA